TGGATATGCAGGCGTTGCTGTCGCAGGCGCAGGAGATGCAGGCGCAGCTCCAGCGCGCGCAGAAGGAAATCTTGGCCTCCCAGGTCACCGGGCAGGCCGGCGGCGGCCTGGTCTCTGTGACCATGACCGGCGGCGGGGAGGTCACGGATGTGGCCATTGACCCGAAGGTCGTGGACCCGGAGGACGTTGATACCCTCCAGGATCTGATCACCGGCGCGTTCGCGGACGCCCACCAGAAGGTTGGCGCCTTGGCAGAAGAGAAGATGGGCCCGCTATCGCAGGGCC
Above is a genomic segment from Corynebacterium uberis containing:
- a CDS encoding YbaB/EbfC family nucleoid-associated protein: MSEPNMDMQALLSQAQEMQAQLQRAQKEILASQVTGQAGGGLVSVTMTGGGEVTDVAIDPKVVDPEDVDTLQDLITGAFADAHQKVGALAEEKMGPLSQGLGGGLF